The Pseudomonadota bacterium genome window below encodes:
- a CDS encoding type IV pilus twitching motility protein PilT, whose protein sequence is MDVSELLIFMVDNKGSDLHVSSGEPPVVRINGDMMKIEVPPMDKDEVHNMIYDILNDQQRKVFEENLELDFSFALGDIARFRVNVFKQQRGDAAVFRTIPTKIPTFEELNLPKVFMDISRLEKGLVLVTGPTGSGKSTTLAAMVDLINREEKGHILTVEDPIEFVHQSKGCLVNQRELGPHTKSFSNALRSALREDPDVILVGELRDLETISLALTAAETGHLVFGTLHTSGAPKTVDRVIDVFPAAQQAQVRSMFSESIQAVITQALFRRKDRKGRVAGFEIMIGNPAVRNLIREGKIAQIPSIMQTSKALGMQTMEASVTELLAKNIVTRDEVAFYLPQSAQQR, encoded by the coding sequence ATGGATGTATCTGAATTATTGATTTTTATGGTTGACAATAAAGGTTCTGACCTGCATGTCAGTTCCGGCGAGCCTCCTGTTGTGAGGATAAACGGGGATATGATGAAGATTGAGGTGCCGCCCATGGACAAGGATGAAGTCCATAACATGATATATGATATTCTGAACGATCAGCAGAGAAAGGTTTTTGAGGAGAATCTTGAACTGGATTTTTCTTTTGCTCTTGGCGATATTGCAAGGTTCAGAGTGAATGTTTTTAAACAGCAGAGAGGCGATGCTGCTGTTTTCAGAACAATTCCAACAAAGATACCTACCTTCGAAGAATTGAACCTACCCAAGGTTTTTATGGATATTTCCAGATTGGAAAAAGGGCTTGTCCTTGTTACAGGCCCGACCGGTAGTGGCAAGTCCACGACCCTTGCGGCAATGGTTGACTTAATAAACCGGGAAGAAAAGGGACATATACTGACTGTCGAAGATCCGATCGAGTTTGTCCATCAATCGAAGGGCTGCCTTGTTAATCAACGCGAACTTGGACCTCATACAAAAAGTTTTTCCAATGCATTGAGGAGTGCTCTTCGTGAAGATCCTGATGTGATTCTTGTTGGCGAATTGAGGGATTTGGAGACCATTTCCCTTGCACTTACCGCTGCAGAGACAGGACACCTTGTTTTTGGAACATTGCATACAAGCGGAGCACCGAAAACAGTTGACAGGGTTATAGACGTTTTTCCTGCGGCTCAGCAGGCACAGGTTAGATCAATGTTTTCCGAGTCCATACAAGCAGTTATAACACAGGCATTGTTCAGGCGAAAAGATAGAAAGGGCAGGGTTGCAGGCTTTGAGATTATGATCGGTAATCCTGCTGTAAGGAACCTCATCCGGGAGGGTAAGATTGCCCAGATACCATCCATTATGCAAACAAGCAAGGCCCTTGGTATGCAGACAATGGAAGCTTCAGTTACCGAATTGCTTGCAAAAAATATTGTTACAAGAGATGAGGTGGCTTTTTATCTGCCTCAATCTGCGCAGCAGAGGTAA